The Candidatus Kryptoniota bacterium DNA segment GGATCCGGTTTATCTCTTGGTTTCGTATGCCGACGCGGGTCTCTTGAACCTGTATGAAATGCCGGGGGACGAAAATGATGTCAGAGAGATTACTGCCGAAACTCAGTTCATGCCCTTCTCGGCAGCGGGAAAAGTCGACGCGCGTTCAGCAGTAGTTGGAGCTGCGTACGTTTCACGCCAGGACAGCGCAGTAGCGGTTTCCGTTTTTACTTCAACCAAGACCAAAGGTGAATTCACCGAGAAGGATTACACCGTGCCCGGTAAATCTAAATATCTAACTTCAACACTGGCGCTCGATCCGACGCAAACCTATTTCGGACTTGTCGAGGCGGGACAGGACACATTGGTTCTCACTCTGGTTAACCTGGAAAGCAATGAGGAAATGTACGACACCGTTTTGGCCTCACGCGGATATTTTTTGGAGACCAGTCCGGGCGGATATCCTTCCTTCGCTGTCGTCAAGAGCGATACATTAGGAGTTTTCAGGATTCATGTAGGCGAATCGCGAACCATCGAGTTGCATCCAATCATAAACATCCCTTTTGCGGGTGGCGACATCGAGAGCATCAGGATTGCACTAAAAGAGTCAACGTGGTTTGTTGCTTACTCGATTCCATCCCAGAACGCGGTCTTTTTATATGTGACAGATGGAGAAACCATTCGGTTTTATAAATCCTGGCACGTTTCCGATGAACCCGCGGATATCGCTATATCGACAGAACAGAATAGGATCTATTTTCTTAATGAGATGGAATCATATGTGTCGGTTCACACGTTCTAGCGGATTCATCTGCTTCCTGATAGTTCTTGCCTTGACCCAGAATGGAATCGCGGCCGGAAAAAAGAAAAGGGTCCAGAAGTTTTTTGAGGATTTCAATACTAAAGGATATAATAAGTGCGGCTTCCATCTACTCGCACACTATTTCGCGTCTCCATCCGCGGACAAATCCTTGAAGTCATTGCTGCAGCAAAGACCCACGAACGACACGAGCATCGTGAGCTCGTCGGGCAGATTCAGGATTCATTTCGACACTACCGGTGGGTCTGAGCCGAGTCTTTATAATTCCTCCAGTCAGCCGATACCGAACAGCTCATTCGCCTTTGCCGATTCAGTGGCCGACATTTGCGATCATGTGTACACCATAGAAGTCGATACTCTCGGATTTCCTCCCCCACCATCAGACAGCGGAGCCGGCGGCGGATACGAATACGACGTCTATGTCCAATCACTCCCGCAAGGAGAATATGGTTACACCGATTGGGATGAAAACCGCCCGATCATCGACAGGACGAATGCGACCTACGCAACGTGGATGGTAATCAGAAATGAATTTCAGACTACCTATACACGCGGGATTCCCGCCTTGAAGGTAACTGTCGCACACGAATTCAATCACGCAATTCAAGTTGGTAATTTCGGATTGTGGCCGAACGATATTTATTTTTACGAGCTTACCTCGACATGGCTCGAGCAGGTGGTTTATCCTGGAATCAGGGATTATTTTCAGTACCTGCCAAACTTCTTCAGCAATGTCGACAGGCCCTTTAACCTTTATGATCCGGATAATTATGCAGGATACGAACGGTGTGTCTTTGGAATCTTTGTTCAGAATGAGTACGGAAGCAGCGTGATGGTAGCGATATGGAATAATATTGGCCGCGAGCAGGTGATCCCGGCGCTTGAAGACGAATTGAATACGGCCGGTCCGGCTAACGTATTTCTACTCTTTGCCCAATGGAATTACTTCACTTCATACAGAGCCGGATCTGCCGGATCGTTCGGCCTGTCTACTTACCCGCTTGCCGCGGCTTATCCTCTCGTCAGTATCGCCGGCTTCGGCACCCTGTCTCAGAGTGGCGTATCGTTTCTCGAGTCGGGACAAAGACTGAGCGAACATTTCTTCCAGATTAATGACGGTCCGGATACAATAGGTATTTCTGTTGCTAACACTAATTTTGGAGCTGCAACTGTTTATGATTCGACTAATTTCCCTTTTTCCGTCGGCATTTCGACAGGGAACTCCGGATGCATCAGAGAGTTGTCCGGCGGTTACTGTGTCTTTCTTTCACCGAGCAACACAAACAATTGGAAAGTTCTGCCTGTCGTGTCAGGCAGCGCACTTGCCGCGACGAATAATCTCGCGTTTCCTCAGCCGTTCAATCCGGCTACTCAATTGTTAAGAGTGCCATATCCTTTTTCTAATACGGTCAATGCAAGTCTTTCCATTTATACCGTTTCAGGCGATTTGATTAAACGACTTACAGGTGATCAGACGATCGATTATTACCTTAGAGGAAAATATTTTACGTGGAATGGTCGAGACAGTAGTGGAAGAATCGTTGGAAGCGGGGTATACATTTACGTGCTCAGCGACGGAACCAATAGCGCTCAGGGTAAAATCGCCGTGGTGAGAAACTGATGATCTTGACAGGCGAACAACTGAAGAAGGTCTACAACAAAAGAGTTGTATTCAGTAATCTTTCCTTCAAGGTGGAATCGGGTCAGACGCTGTCTGTTACCGGACCGAACGGAAGCGGAAAATCCACAGTCTCAAAAATTATCTGTGGAGTCTTATCGCCTACCTCCGGGAAGGTCATCCTGACTGAAGGGAGTAAAACAGTCGACCGGGATGAAATACATCGTCACGTTGGATTCGTTTCACCCTATCTCGAACTCTACGGGGAGTTTACTGCGGCCGAGAATCTCGAAATAGAGATGCGAGCCCGTGGAACCAAGGCAGTTGACGGGAGCGTGGATGAAATTCTTGAATTGGTGGGATTGTTTAATCGAAGGAACGATGAGTTGAGAGGATTCTCGTCGGGAATGAAACAGAGGATGAAATATGCTGCGGCGTTGATCCACCAGCCATCAGTTCTAGTTCTCGATGAACCGACGGCAAATCTCGACCCTGCCGGAATCGAAATGGTTTATACTCTCATCGACCGTTACAGGAAAGACCGGATTGTAATTTTGGCGACGAACGATAAGGATGAGGCGTCGATGGGTGACATTAAAGTTGTGCTCGACCGGAATCCCGGGTCTTCGGGCGGGAAATAAGGAAATGTCGGAAAAGGTCGGAGGAATTAACAAAATCAGAATTACCCTCCCGGTGGAGGGTATGACCTGCGCGAGCTGCGTCCTTCGCGTTGAAAACGCGTTGAAAAAGGTAGAAGGAGTTGAGGACGCCGTCGTGAATCTTGCTACGGAATCCGCATCCATATCTATCGAACCCTCCCGTGTCAATATGGACCTTCTCAAGGAAGCAGTGTCGGATGCTGGTTATAAGATCATTGACACCACAGATGAGGCAGACGCACTGAAAGCCGCTGACAACATTCATAGGAGAGAGTATAACGCTCTCTTAAGCCGGTTCGTAGTTGCCGTGATCTTGTCTGTACCCATAATCATGGGTAGCATGCCGGAAGTTTTTGTCTTTGTAAATACGATCCCGACGGGGTTACGATATCTCATCTTGATGATAATGACGATCCCTGTCATGGCATACTCGGGAAGCAAGTTCTTTCGGGGTTTCTGGACTACGCTCCGTCACGGAACAGCCGACATGAACACACTCGTGTCGGTGGGTACGGCTTCCGCGTTTGCGTACAGCGTCGTCGCAACATTGTGGCCGGCTTATTTCAAATCGACCGGTCAGTCCGCGGACGTGTACTTCGATACGAGTGCGGTAATAATAACTCTGATTCTTCTTGGCAGGTTGCTTGAAGCCCGGGCAAAGTCGAAGTCATCTGAGGCCGTGAGAAAACTGATGGCCCTTCAGCCATCCACTGCACGATTACTTCTTGACGGGAGGGAAGTCGAGCTCCCGATATCAACAATAAAAGTCGGAGATTTGCTGGTTGTGCGGCCGGGGGAAAGAATTCCGGTTGACTCAAAAGTGATATCTGGATTCTCATCAGTAAACGAATCGATGTTGACGGGTGAGAGCATGCCCGTGGAGCGGACGGTCGGCTCAAAAGTTCTCGGCGGCACAATGTGTCTCGATGGTGTACTCACTCTCCAGGCCGAGAAAGTCGGAAGGGAAAGTTTTGTTGCTCGTGTTGCGAAGCTCGTTGAAGAAGCTCAGACTTCGAAACCGCCCGTTCAGAAGCTTGCGGACAGGGTCGCCTCCGTTTTCGTTCCTACAGTGATTGGAATTGCGCTTCTCGCAGGGGTTGTGTGGATGCTCGTCGGCCCCTCTCCTCATCTGGCACATGCTCTGAACGCGTTCGTCGCCGTTCTAATAGTCGCGTGTCCGTGCGCGCTCGGACTCGCAACTCCGACGGCAATTATGGTGGGGACGGGACGGGGTGCGGAGCTCGGACTCCTCGTGAAAGGGAGTGACGCGCTTGAGGAAGCGCGAAAGGTGACGGTTGTCGTCTTCGATAAGACAGGAACGATTACAACAGGCGAGATGCGGGTCGTCGACACAATTTTGGCGGCAAGTATATCAGCGGACGAACTGATCCGCATCGCAGCTATGGCGGAGAGTTACTCCGAACACCCGGCGGGAAAGGCCGTCGTGGAGGAGTCTGTGCATCGCGGTCTGACCGTACGCCCCGCGGTCATCCACGACTTCAAGAATTTTCCCGGACAGGGTGTCGAAATAGTGTACCACGATGCGGCACGCGGTTCGAAAATCCGTGTCGGGAAATATGCCTTTGCGTCCGGCTCATCCGGAGAATCACCGGATGACTTTGAGTCTGACGTGTCCTCGAAGGCCAGAGAACAGGCAGCGACGGTTCTTTACGTCGCGCGGGATTCTGTGATACTCGGCGCTATACTGGTAAGCGACTATGTCCGGGACGGAGCCCGGGAATCGATTGCGGCTGTGAAGAAACTCGGCGCAAAAGTGTACCTCCTTTCCGGCGACAGTGAGTCGTCGGCAAAGAGAGTTGCAGGCATCGTAGGTATCGACAACTTTGTCGCCAATGTTCATCCTGACCAGAAACTGAATGTCATCAAGGATCTTCAGAAATCAAACCGCGCAGTTGCCTTTGTCGGCGACGGAATTAATGACGCACCTGCTCTTGCGCAGGCCGACCTCGGCATAGCCATGGCAAGCGGAACGGATATCGCGATGGAAACTGCTGACATCACTCTCATTAAGAATGATTTGAGACTGGTACCCATGTCAATATCGCTTTCCAGAGAGACTCTCAGAACGATCAAACAGAATTTATTCTGGGCTTTCTTTTACAATATCATTTTGATTCCGCTTGCCGCCGGAGTTCTATTTCCGCTTACCGGCTTTCAACTAAACCCTATGGTTGCATCTGTATCTATGGCACTGAGTTCCGTGACTGTAGTGGGTAATTCGCTTCGATTAAAAAAGAAGAAAATAGACTTTTGAGGATTGAGTTAACTACAAGGAGTCAATAATGTTCGGAATGGGCAACAAGAAAAAAGTACTATCTGTAGAAGGCATGACCTGTCATCACTGTGAAATGACTGTTGAAAAAGCTCTTCTCGAGCTCGATGGTGTCAAGTCCGTGAAAGCGGATCACTCCAAAAAGACCGTCGAAGTACAATACAAGAATGAACTCGACCCTAACGGGGTGAGGGAGAAAGTTGAGAAGGCCGGCTACAAGCTGGTTTCGACGAACTGAGTTTTCCGGGCACGCAAGAATGAAAAAGCCCCGGAGATCATTCCGGGGCCAGGTTTCGAACACTTATTAAATACGGTCCTAGTTCAGACCTTGGGTAGTGGTCCCGGCAGACGCCTGAGGACCCGTCTTCGACTGATATTTGGACGGACACTTGGTTAGCACTTCACTCGCCTGAAAAGCCCCGTTCTCATAACGACCTTTCGCGACGATATCGTTTGCGATTTCGAAGTTGTTCGGCTTCGCCCCGGCGAGTACAACGGGGATCACCGTCTTTTGATCGTCGACTAAATAAAAGTGGAACGTATTGGTGTGAGCATCATAAAATGTATTCATGTCCTTGACCCATGAACCTTTCACCTGTACAGTTCTATGGGTGTTCTCAGCTGCCTTCGCGGTAACGTATTCGATATTGTTTTGCATGAATGAAATCGCGCCGAAGATCACGAACGCAATTATTACGATTCCCGCGACAATATATTTCGCCTTCATTTCACTTTCTCCTTTTCACCTTCAGCTTTCTCATACAACCTGGTGACCTTCTTATCTAAACGAAATAAATAGATAAAAATTCCCAGCCAGATCACCAGGACTATTATCAACACAACGTACAGCGAATGACTATCAAGAAAATTGAATAGCGAATCCATTCAATTGATCTCCTCATTTTTTAATGCAATAAGACTTATCCTGGTTCTAATCTGAAATAACCAGAAGTACAATACACTGAATCCGATCAACGAAGCATAGAAGACGTACCGCATGTTCATGTCCATATACATCTTGCCGTTCGCATTTACTATCGGTGCCGCAGATCCCCCGCCTCCCGGATGAAGACTGAACATGATCCTCGGCATGATGAAGACGAAGAAGGGTACGGTAACAAACGCGATTATGGAGTAAACCGCGGATAGTGTTGCGCGCCGCTCCTCATTGTCAAGCGCGCTCCGCAGAGAGAAATAGGCACCGTATATTAGAAGAAGAACGAATATTGAGGTCTCCCTCGGATCCCAGTTCCAGAAGCTACCCCAATTGAATCTCGCCCAAATGGATCCCGTGATCGTGGCCAGGATGCTGAATATGAAGCCGAGCTCAGCCGATGTTACCGATTTGACATCTGCCTTGATGTCTTTCTTTCGCAGATACGAGATACCGTACCACATCGACATAAAGAACGCGAGCACGGCGAGCCACGACATCGGGACATGGAAGAATATGATCCGCGCTTTCGGGCCGAGGCCCGGTATGTCGCCGATCGGCATGGCGAACCCGAACGCGACGACCGCGGCGATCCATATGCCCAATCCAATTTTCATCCAGTTTTTCATCAATCTCTCCATACGAAGTCAAACAGAACAATCGCAGCTGTTGTAACGACCACCGAATATGAAAGCATAATTTTAAAATCGTCAAGTGCTTCAACGAGTCCCGCGCCTTCAACAGATAGTCTTGTCGCGTCAATAACGCTCATCAAAAGCGGAAGTAGAATCGGGAACGAAAGAACGGGGTAAAGGGTGCCTTTCGAATTCGCCTTCGAGATAATGGCTGCGATGAACGTTGACGCCGACGCGAGTCCGAAACTCCCGAGCAGAATGGTCACCACGAAAATCAGAGGCGCCCGCACCACAAACGAAGGCATCG contains these protein-coding regions:
- a CDS encoding MXAN_6640 family putative metalloprotease, with the translated sequence MCRFTRSSGFICFLIVLALTQNGIAAGKKKRVQKFFEDFNTKGYNKCGFHLLAHYFASPSADKSLKSLLQQRPTNDTSIVSSSGRFRIHFDTTGGSEPSLYNSSSQPIPNSSFAFADSVADICDHVYTIEVDTLGFPPPPSDSGAGGGYEYDVYVQSLPQGEYGYTDWDENRPIIDRTNATYATWMVIRNEFQTTYTRGIPALKVTVAHEFNHAIQVGNFGLWPNDIYFYELTSTWLEQVVYPGIRDYFQYLPNFFSNVDRPFNLYDPDNYAGYERCVFGIFVQNEYGSSVMVAIWNNIGREQVIPALEDELNTAGPANVFLLFAQWNYFTSYRAGSAGSFGLSTYPLAAAYPLVSIAGFGTLSQSGVSFLESGQRLSEHFFQINDGPDTIGISVANTNFGAATVYDSTNFPFSVGISTGNSGCIRELSGGYCVFLSPSNTNNWKVLPVVSGSALAATNNLAFPQPFNPATQLLRVPYPFSNTVNASLSIYTVSGDLIKRLTGDQTIDYYLRGKYFTWNGRDSSGRIVGSGVYIYVLSDGTNSAQGKIAVVRN
- a CDS encoding ABC transporter ATP-binding protein; the encoded protein is MILTGEQLKKVYNKRVVFSNLSFKVESGQTLSVTGPNGSGKSTVSKIICGVLSPTSGKVILTEGSKTVDRDEIHRHVGFVSPYLELYGEFTAAENLEIEMRARGTKAVDGSVDEILELVGLFNRRNDELRGFSSGMKQRMKYAAALIHQPSVLVLDEPTANLDPAGIEMVYTLIDRYRKDRIVILATNDKDEASMGDIKVVLDRNPGSSGGK
- a CDS encoding heavy metal translocating P-type ATPase, translated to MSEKVGGINKIRITLPVEGMTCASCVLRVENALKKVEGVEDAVVNLATESASISIEPSRVNMDLLKEAVSDAGYKIIDTTDEADALKAADNIHRREYNALLSRFVVAVILSVPIIMGSMPEVFVFVNTIPTGLRYLILMIMTIPVMAYSGSKFFRGFWTTLRHGTADMNTLVSVGTASAFAYSVVATLWPAYFKSTGQSADVYFDTSAVIITLILLGRLLEARAKSKSSEAVRKLMALQPSTARLLLDGREVELPISTIKVGDLLVVRPGERIPVDSKVISGFSSVNESMLTGESMPVERTVGSKVLGGTMCLDGVLTLQAEKVGRESFVARVAKLVEEAQTSKPPVQKLADRVASVFVPTVIGIALLAGVVWMLVGPSPHLAHALNAFVAVLIVACPCALGLATPTAIMVGTGRGAELGLLVKGSDALEEARKVTVVVFDKTGTITTGEMRVVDTILAASISADELIRIAAMAESYSEHPAGKAVVEESVHRGLTVRPAVIHDFKNFPGQGVEIVYHDAARGSKIRVGKYAFASGSSGESPDDFESDVSSKAREQAATVLYVARDSVILGAILVSDYVRDGARESIAAVKKLGAKVYLLSGDSESSAKRVAGIVGIDNFVANVHPDQKLNVIKDLQKSNRAVAFVGDGINDAPALAQADLGIAMASGTDIAMETADITLIKNDLRLVPMSISLSRETLRTIKQNLFWAFFYNIILIPLAAGVLFPLTGFQLNPMVASVSMALSSVTVVGNSLRLKKKKIDF
- a CDS encoding heavy metal-associated domain-containing protein, which encodes MFGMGNKKKVLSVEGMTCHHCEMTVEKALLELDGVKSVKADHSKKTVEVQYKNELDPNGVREKVEKAGYKLVSTN
- a CDS encoding cytochrome c maturation protein CcmE; translated protein: MKAKYIVAGIVIIAFVIFGAISFMQNNIEYVTAKAAENTHRTVQVKGSWVKDMNTFYDAHTNTFHFYLVDDQKTVIPVVLAGAKPNNFEIANDIVAKGRYENGAFQASEVLTKCPSKYQSKTGPQASAGTTTQGLN
- a CDS encoding CcmD family protein, which codes for MDSLFNFLDSHSLYVVLIIVLVIWLGIFIYLFRLDKKVTRLYEKAEGEKEKVK
- a CDS encoding cytochrome c biogenesis protein, producing MKNWMKIGLGIWIAAVVAFGFAMPIGDIPGLGPKARIIFFHVPMSWLAVLAFFMSMWYGISYLRKKDIKADVKSVTSAELGFIFSILATITGSIWARFNWGSFWNWDPRETSIFVLLLIYGAYFSLRSALDNEERRATLSAVYSIIAFVTVPFFVFIMPRIMFSLHPGGGGSAAPIVNANGKMYMDMNMRYVFYASLIGFSVLYFWLFQIRTRISLIALKNEEIN